The sequence ATCCTCCAGAACAGGTAAAAGGCGTTGATCGATTTCAAACGATACGACTTTTTTTGCTTCGCGGGCTAAATGTTCTGTCAACGCACCTATCCCAGGTCCAACTTCAATCGCTCCACTATTTTCCGTTAAATTAGCGTGACTTACGATATTACGTAAAATATTCGGATCGATTAAAAAGTTTTGTCCTAAGCTCTTTTTGAATGAAAATCCGTATTTTTCTAAAATCTCTTTTGTACGTACCGGTGTAGCAATGTCTTTATGCATGCGTATCCTCCTGATCTAATTGCGAAATTGCCTCTGCAAACTGCTCGATTGTTATTTGAAACATCATCAACCGTTTATGAAGCTGTTTGCCGTTTGTCATTCCTATATTTAAAATTTCCCCTAACTGATCCCGACGTTTTTTTGATTGCGGGTGTCCGATCAGTTTAGCTGTCATTAAATCTTCCAATGTAATTCTTTCTTCAATTTGGGAATCCGCCAATGTATAAACATTGCTTAACGCTTCACGGATATCCTCATCGTTTGCGTGTTCAATCCCTAAACCTTTGCCGTTTTTGGCAATTGTTTTCGCCTTTGCTAAAAACGCGTGCTTCACACCTGGTATTCGCTCTTCTATAATTGCGCGAATACGGCGGCCCGGGTAATCAGGATCCGTAAATACAATGACGCCTCTCTTTTTCTGGGCATGTGCAATACGGCGCAGTACTTCATCTGAAATTGCAGATCCGTTTGTTTCTATAGTATCTGCTCCTGTCGCACGCTTAATCGCTGTTGTATCGTCTTTTCCTTCAACAACAATAATCTCTTGTATATCCAAGAAACGTTCCTCATTTCTAACTTAGTCTTTCGCTATTTTACCATAGATTGCACTTTGTTACCGCTGTGCTAACTTCAAGAACAAAAGTGCTAAAGCGCCCGTTTAGCTCCGACAGACATTGGAGGGCCCGACGCAAAAGTAAACGCTTCACCACTTTTGCACGAGGGACCTAATGGTGCAAGGAGCTGGCACTTTAGCCTAGGCGGGGACAAAACTTTCTTACAAAGTTATACCCAATGCTAAAATCTATATTTCCTTCACAATGAAAAAAGCTCCCTCGCCATCAGTCAAAAAGCGAGAAAGCCGATATACATTTTGGATTGTTGATTAAATAATACAACTGAATATCAATTACACCTCGGCGTAATTGCATCCAAATTTTTTAGGCATACATAATGCGGGTCAGTGAGTCGTTGCCACAACATATGAGATGAAGGCTGACTTCATTGTCCCTTTAGAAAGTCTGTGCCATCCGCCAAGGAGCTCCCCTTCATTCAGCGGGCTTTTGAAACCCCAGCTGAAACGAACAGAACAAGCATTCATCAACCAAATAAAAGTTGAATGTTCTCTGTCCTTGCTGCCATTCTTTCGGTATAAAAAGAATTTGCCGCATGGCGATAAAATTTAGTTCAGTACTTTAATACGTACTTTTTTACGTCCCCAGCTTTTCGCTTTGGATGTTGTCGGCACTAAAACATCGATTTTTTTACCTTTTATAGCACCGCCTGTATCAGCAGCTACAGCATTCCCGTAGCCTTCAACCCATACTTTAGTTCCTAATGGAATAACTTTAGGGTCTACTGCAATGACCTTCATATCCGGATTTGCGCGCAGGTTAAGACCTGCTGCCGAAATACCCGAGCAGCCTGCACAATTTGGTGTATATGCTGTTGCAGTTACATAGAACTCTTTCCCTGAACTTGGTTCACTAGATCGGGAAACATTTGCAGTGACAACTTTTGTCCCTACAGATACAACTTTTGTTTTTGGTTTTTTAGTAACTTTTTCAGAAGCAAGTTTTTTCGATACGACTTTACCATTCTCTTTAACGATAGAGTATGTACGTTCGACCTTACCTTTTCTACCTTCTGAAACAACTTTTTCTTTGCCCTTTAATAAAGAAGAATCATTTTTCTTTTCAACTGCGAAATCTACTGATTCTTCCACTACATCGGTAACCTTTTCTACGCGAACAACTGCGATTTTATCATTTGGAGCGATAACTTCCTCCAAACCTTTCTCGACACGATCCGATTCACCTAATTGAACCTCTTGTTGTTTTAAAAAGTTAGCGACCGTAGTCGAAGTGGACCATACTTGTCTCTCTTTTTTGCCATCGACAAGCGTTAACTGAAACGCTTTTTGAATATCGATTTTGTTATCGGCTCCTACTTCTGTATCTAAGCTTTGTGATACAAGATCATGCTCTGTTACTTCAATATTTGCTTCTTCCAAAATGTTCTTCACTACATTTTCAGTTGTCCAAACTTTAGACTGATTTCCATCAACTGAAATTACTACTTCTTTTGCCTGTTCCCATTCTATTGACATTCCACTATCAATACTGGTACTCAGTGAGGGTGATACTTTATCATATTTTGTATAATCTATATTTTGAGCTGTAAGTAGCTCATCAACCGTAGTTGCGTGTGTATAAATTTTTGTGGTCTCTCCGTCAGCTGTTAACGTAACGGGAGTTTTAGTTCCGTGGTATAGAACAAATGCAATTACAGATACAAACAGGACTACAGAAAGAATTCGGACCCCTGTTTGCTTACTCCTCAATGATCCTAAGAACTGGCTTTTCATGGATTGATTTGACATGAAAATAACGCCTCCTTAATACAAAGTTGGATTATACGTACTAGTTTTCATACTGTCAATAAAAAAGAATTTATCAAAAATTGGGCATTTTGCTTGAACTCGTACTGCAACTAGTATTGGAGGCGACTTATCATCATGAACCTTTTGCACTTAAAAAAACAATCCTAACGTAAAAATCCGCAATGAAATTCCACCGTTATTTTGACGTTTTTATCATTGAATTTTAAAAAAGCGCTTTGCATTTTCTGTTGTTTTATTAGCAACTTCTTCCACAGGCATTTCTTTCAGACGGGCAATCTCCTCTGCCACTAATGTAACGAATGCCGGCTCATTTCGTTTTCCTCGAAATGGGTGTGGGGCTAAATAAGGCGCATCTGTTTCAATGAGCAAATGCTCCAACGGAATTTCTGCTGCGACTTCTTTTGGCTGACGTGCATTTTTAAATGTTACCGGTCCTCCAAGACTAATCATGAAATTCATGTTTATGCATTCGCGAGCTGTTTCAACACTCCCGCCGAAACAATGCATAATCCCACCAACAGCAGCTGCGTCTTCTTCTTTTAAAATTTGCACGACATCTCCTGTTGCATCGCGATTATGAATAATAATTGGTAATTCGAGTTTTTTTGCCAATTGGATCTGCTTACGGAACCAATACTGTTGAACATCTTTCGGAGATTTATCCCAGTAATAATCCAGTCCCGTCTCACCAATTCCGACAACTTTAGGGTGCTTTGCCAGTTCTTCGATCCAATTTAAATACTCATCTGTACAATCAACTGCATCTACCGGGTGCCAACCAATTACTGCATAAATAAAATCGTAATCCTCTACTAGTTGCATCGCACGCTCTATCGTTTTTTTGTCAAAGCCGATGACAACCATCTTTTCAACGTTGGCTTCAATAGCACGGTCAATTACTTCCTGTAAATCTTCATCATACTGATCTGCGTTTAAATGGACATGTGTATCTATAAATGTGCTCATATTCATTTCTCCTATCGTGTATTGTACTCATAGATCATATTTCTTAGTTTTCAGTATTATTACATATAGATTACAAAATACATATTTATTATTGTATAAGCGTTAAAAATTGGGATATGAAGTGCCAAAAAACCACTTTACATCCTTTTTCAACCATATATAAATTATATTCAAATAGTTTTTTTATACTTTTTGTAAAATAATGAAAAAGTCTGCTGAACTTTTCCGGTCCAACAGACTCTTTCCCAATTACTTCACTTGTGCACCATTTGCTAATTTCGGATCAACAGTAGCCAACGTTAAAACTCCATCATGTGAGCCTGCTAAAATCATCCCTTGTGATAATTCGCCGCGCAATGTAACAGGTTTTAAATTGGCAACGACAATTACCTTTTTACCGATAAGCTCTTCAGGTTTATAATGCTCAGCAATACCTGACACAACTTGACGTTGTTCATAACCTAAATCAACCTGCAGCTTTAATAATTTCTTGGCTTTTGCTACTGGTTCACATGCCAATACTGTTGCAACACGTAAATCTACTTTCATGAAATCATCAATTGTAATTTCTTCTGTATCCGGTGCTTCAACTTTTGTCGTTTCCTCTTCCTGTACTGTTTTTACAGAGCTTTGCATTTGTTCACGAATGTAAGCTACTTCCACTTCTGTATCAAGACGCGGGAAGATCGGTGTTCCTTTTTCAGCAACTTTTATGTTTTTCGGAATAACATTACCGAATGTTTCAATTGTGTCCCATTGTAATGATTTTTCATCAAGACCTAATTGTTCAATAATTTGTTTTGGGGCATTTGTCATGAATGGCTGAATCATAACTGCAATATGACGTAAGCTCTCAGCCAAATTATTCATAACAGCAGCAAGTTTGTTTTTGTCGGCTTCCTCTTTTGCCAATACCCAAGGAGATGTTTCATCGATATATTTATTCGTACGTGAAACTAAACTCCATAATTCAGAAAGAACGACACTAAACTGCATTTTTTCCATACTTTCTTCATATCTAACACGTACATTCTCAGCATGTTCTTTTAATGCTGCATCAAATTGTGTAGCTTCCAAGTTTTCAGTAGGAATTACCCCATCGAAATACTTGTTCATCATGGAAACTGTTCTGTTTAAAAGGTTTCCTAAATCATTTGCTAAATCGAAGTTTGTACGCTCAACGAATGATTCAGGTGAAAATACACCATCTTGACCAAATGGCAGCTCACGCAATAGGAAATAACGTGTTGCATCCAAACCATATCGCTCGATTAACATTTCCGGATACACAACATTACCTTTAGATTTCGACATTTTTCCATCTTTCATCATAATGAAACCGTGTGCAAAAATTTTCTTTGGTAATGGTAAATCCAATGCCATTAAGAAAATCGGCCAATAAATTGTGTGGAAACGAACAATATCTTTCCCTACTACATGAACATCTGCCGGCCAGTATTTGTTAAATAGTTCTTCATTGTCAGAACCGTATCCTAAAGAAGTAATATAGTTCGATAATGCATCTACCCATACGTAAATGACATGTTTCGGATTCCCTGGTACTTTAATTCCCCAGTCAAATGATGTACGGGAAACAGACAAATCTTCCAGCCCTGGTTTAATAAAGTTATTGATCATTTCATTTTTGCGAGATTCCGGCTCAATAAACTCTGCATTATTTTCATAATATGCAAGCAAGCGATCTGAGTATTTCTTCATATTAAAGAAATATGACTCTTCTTTTACTTTTTGCACATCGCGTCCACAATCTGGGCACTTTCCATCGACTAATTGCGTCTCAGTATAATAAGACTCACAAGGTACACAATAAAGTCCTTCATACTCGCCTTTGTAAATGTCACCGTTGTCTAAAAATTTCTGGAAAATTTTCTCTACAGAATCTGTATGACGCGATTCAGTGGTTTGAATAAAGTCATTATAGGAAATATCCATAGTATTCCATAATTTCTTGGCACCTTCTGCAATTTCATTTACATAATCTTGTGGATGCATATTAGCTTCTTGTGCTTTTTCCTGAATTTTTTGTCCGTGCTCATCCATGCCTGTTAAAAAGCGGACATCAAATCCTTTTAGACGCTTATATCGTGCTATTGCATCAGATGCAACTGTCGTATATGCAGTACCGATATGGAACTTTCCACTCGGGTAATAAATTGGGGTTGTTATATAGAATGTTTGTTGTTCACTCACGAAAGTGCCTCCATTTGTTTGTTAAGTATAAGTCTTATTCTAACGAAGTACGAAAATTGTTTCAATGAAAGTTTATTGGAATTGAGATTTGTCGAATAATCTAAACTAATTCTTGGTAATTACTTAAATCATTCCGACTATTCTAAATATTCTATGGTAAAAATTTTTTATAATTTCCTTAAAAAGTACAAATATGACAAAAAAGTTTCCTAAACGAAGGAAATTTGAATGCTAAATTATTGACGTTTATGGTATTAATTGTTATGATTTTAACTAGATCAGGATGAATGTCGAATTTTGACGAATTAAATAACTTTTCTTATATAGGAGGAAATATTAATATGAAATCAACAGGTATCGTACGTAAAGTAGACGAATTAGGACGTGTAGTAATTCCAATCGAATTACGCCGTACATTAGGTATTGCTGAAAAAGACGCTTTAGAAATCTATGTGGATGACGACAAAATCATCTTAAAAAAATATATGCCTAACATGACATGTGCAGTAACTGGTGAAGTTTCTGATGAAAACATGCGTTTAGTAGGCGGCAAATTAATCTTGTCTTCTGAAGGTGCAGAAGCATTAATGAAAGAAATTCAAGAAAACTTAAAAAAATAATATCACTTATTTAAACAAATGAAGCGGTTACGCGTTCACTAGTTTATGTAAAGTAAAGTATTATTTTACCAAATGTAAAAAGCGTTGAAAAGTATGTTGACTTTTCAACGCTTTTTTATTGGTGATACGCTTGGTAAACGTCCCGTTTTGGTATGTTTCGTAATTTGGCTACTTCTTTAATGGCCTCTTTTGAAGATAATTGAGTTTCTTCTATTATATAAGTAACATGCTCATCCAATGACATTGTTGTCCAGTAAGCTTCTTCTTCATCTTCAATTTCACCTGAAGTATTACCTTCCAGCACGATACAGAACTCACCGCGAATTTCACTTTCACTTGCCCAAATGATCGCTTCTTCTATTGTGCCTCGCAAAAACTCTTCGAATTTTTTCGTTAATTCCCGTGCCAGTGTAATTTTTCGGTTACCTAATACGAGCTGTAAATCTTTTAATGTTTCCTTCAAACGATGTGGTGCTTCATAAAAGATCAGCGTTTCTTCTCGCTTCGACAATTTTTCCAGCTGTTCTCTGCGTTCCTTTTTACTTCGTTTTAAAAAGCCGAAGAAATAAAACGGCTGTGGGGAAAGACCTGATGCAATTAAAGCAGTTAAAGCGGCATTGGCTCCCGGAATTGGTACGACAGCAAATCCTTCAGCAATTGCTTTTACGACAATATCTGCACCAGGATCCGAAATACAAGGCAAACCTGCATCACTTACTAATGCAATGGATTTTCCTTCTTGCAAATAGCCAAGCAGTTTCTCGCCGCCTACTTCAATATTATGCTCATGATAACTAATAAGCGGTGTTTGAATATCGAAATAATTACAAAGCTTTTTCGTATTGCGCGTATCTTCTGCAGCAATAATATCGACTTCTTTTAAAATACGCAGTGCACGCATCGTCATGTCTTCTAAATTGCCAATTGGTGTTGCTACTAAGTATAGACAGCTCCCTTGTTCATGCTGGCTACTTTTTTGTGAATTCATCTGTAGCACTCCTTATATACTTTATTTTTTGGGGACGCTTTAATTGTTTAAATGCATATTCAGCAGACATTGCCTGCTGTTTTGTTTCAAATGTTTCAAAGTAAATACACGTTACTGGTCCGCGTGCTCGTGTATACTTTGCCCCCTTACCTGCATTATGTGTTGCAATTCGCTTCTCTAAATTATTCGTATAGCCTGCATATAGTGTATCATCACTACACTCTAACACATAAAAATAATGTTTAGTTTCCTTCTCCATATAAAAGTGCCCTCACTTCTGGCGTATACTCATTATTATCCTCATATACGTACAATGGTGGCAATACTTTTAAATCCGGCTTGCCGTCTTTAATTGCTTCTATCAGTAATGTATTCGCTTCTTTCCCGCGTTTCGGATAAACAAACTGAATACGCTTTGGCTCCAGCCGATTTGCACGCATCGCACTTACAATATCCAAAAGCCTGCCTGGTCTGTGTACAAAGGCCGCCTTTCCGCCCTGTTTTAACAGACGGCTTGTTGCTTCGATTGCCTCATCAAGCGTTAAATACAGCTCATGCCTAGCAATCGCATAATGCTCACTCGTATTTTTTTCGCTCAACTCATGCGCCAAAAAATAAGGAGGATTACATGTCACAACATCATATTTTTCAATACCAAGTGTTCCAGGTGCATCTTTCACATCACCAAGCTGCATGTCGATCTGTTGTGCCAAGTTATTGTATGCAATACTCCGTGTTGCCATATCATGCAACCTCGGCTGTAATTCTACACCTGTAATTTTTGCATTTGTCCGCGCACTCAAAAAGAGTGGGATGACCCCATTGCCTGAACATAAATCAATAATATGTCCTTTATTTTTCGGGACTTGTACAAATCGTGCCAGTAATACTGCATCCAATGAGAACGAAAAGACGGATGGGCTTTGAATAATTCGTAAATCTTCCGCCAGTAAATAATCTAATCGCTCATCATCCTTCAACCATTGTTCCACTATTAAATCCTCCACTTAACTGCTATTTTAAACAGTCTTTTCTAAACAAAAGACTGATATCTACTTTAGCAGATTCAGCCTTTTGTTTTAACCATTTTGTTTATTTAAAAATGATAGACAGAACAAACAATCTTCACCTTTACGTGAGCTTCCAAAATGCACGTGACATACATGGAAGCCTTCATTATAAAGCCTTGCTAAATTATCGTACCCTTCACCAATATCTACTGGTTCTTTTTTTAGCTCTTCTACTCGTTTACTTGCAGTTGCTTCATTCGCTAATAGTTCTTCTAAGCGCGTACGTAGGTGAAGGTTTTCTGTTTGAAGCGTCTGATGCTCCTCCATCATATGCGCAACAAATTGCTTAAGTGCGCTAAATTGCTGTTGCATTGATTCAAGCTGTTGTTCGAACTCCATAACAGTATCCAAAAAATTACGGTCCTTCACTCAAGCCACCCCATTAATTCTATCTATATCAGATTTTTCTCATATTGCATAAGCTCTTCAAGCGTATATTCAACCATACGCTCCTGCTTCGTCAAATATACTTGAATGAGTCGCTCTAATACATTTAATCCGACGACTTTGCCTTCGCCTTCTGGTGTCATTGATAAATCACCGATGTCTGGCATACCTTCTTTTGCAATTTCATAATCATCATTTTCGTATTTTAAACAACACATTAAACGTCCGCATAACCCGGAGATTTTTGTCGGATTCAGCGATAAATTCTGGTCCTTTGCCATTTTAATCGACACAGGCTCAAAATCACCTAAAAATGTCGAACAGCAAAGCATTCTTCCACATGGACCAATTCCGCCAAGCAGTTTTGCTTCATCGCGAACACCAATTTGACGTAGCTCGATTCGCGTACGGAATACACTAGCTAAATCCTTTACTAATTCCCGGAAATCTACACGTCCTTCTGCTGTAAAATAAAAAATAATTTTATTGCGATCAAATGTATATTCAACGTCAACGAGCTTCATATCCAACGAATGCTCAACAATTTTCGTATTCGCTAACTCAAAGGCACGTTTTGACTCAATAGTATTTTCTTCTACCTGGAAACGATCACGTTCATCGGCTGGTCGAACAACTTGTTTTAATGGTAAAACTACGTCATTCTCCCCGACTTGTCGCATTGGTACAACGACTTTGCCATACTCAATTCCCCGCGCAGTTTCTACGATTACATATTCGCCAACTTCCAAAATATAAGCGGCTGGATCAAAATAATATATTTTACCCGCTTTTTTAAAGCGAACTCCGACTACATTATACAAATGTATACCCCTCCTGAAGATTCAGCATAAGCTGTTCCATCAATAACGTACGATTCATATTACGATTTAAATTTGTACGGGCCTGCAAAATAGACTGCATTTGGCGTGATAGCTTCTCATATGTCAATACGAGTGCCATATCATTAAATCGTTGATACATATCGGGATACGTGCACTTTGCTTGCTGATTCGCTTTAATCGCTACAATATCACGGTAGGCAAACAGCAGCAAATCCAGTGCTAGCTCCATATCTTCTTTTTCTTTGAAGAGTGGAAGCCATTCTTCATGAATATATAATAGTGCTTCATGAACATTTTGATGAACAATCTCTACTAATTTTAACACTGTTTTTCGTGCAAGTACAAATTGCTCATCATTTGCCAGTGCAATAGCTGTTTCAAGATCATTTGTCACCATGCTTGTTGTCGATGCCATTGAAGTTGTAATTCCCTGTTCTACGAGCTGATCCATCAGCGTAGTACGAGGCGCCTTAGCAAATTTAATATGCTGACAACGAGAACGAATCGTCGGAATGATAGATTGGATTTGCTCGGTTAATAAAATCGCCACAACCTGTCCGTCCGGCTCTTCTAAAAATTTTAAAAGCATATTAGCAGAAGCAATATTTAATTTATCTGCATGATGAAGCACATAAATTTTCTTGCCTTCCTCTACACCTGTCATCTTCATTTCAGCAACTAAATCTCTTATTTGATCAATTTTAATAAATTGCCCATCAGGTTCTACTTGCCAAATATTCGGATGATTTCCCGAATCAACTCGTCTGCAATTTCGACATGTTTCACATGGAACATTTTCTGACAAATTTCCGCAAAGAAGAAGTTTCATAAAAAAAGAGACGACATCTCGTTTACCCGTACCTTTTTCACCTTCAAATATATAGGCATGTGCTAAACGATTTTTATCTACAATTGTTTGTAATTGCTTCATCACTACAGGTTGCAGCTTCGTAAGCTCTTCAATAGTTCGTGTCAATTCCCTCACCTTTTTCATTTCCTGCTTCTATTTATTTGAATGCCCCTATGTACAATTCAAACAATATATTTTCTGCTTGGAAAAATGCCCGTGTCTAGTGCACAACAAAGACACGGGCATTTTTTACATATACAGATTTATTAAAAGTCCCTTAATCTCGCCAATTTTCGCTAATAACTCAATAGACTCTTTTTCTTCATTTAAAATATCTTCTGCCAATTCGACAAGACGCTCATCAATTGTTTCGACAATTTTTAAGCGGCGACCTTCTCCAAAACGGTTCCATGTATGTGATTGCTTCGTCTCAAGTCCATAATCTACAGCTTCCTGTAAAAAACGTTTCACAAGCATTTTAAAGCGTGCTAGTTCACGTAAATTCCGTGATCGTGCTACTCGGTCTCCCGCTGTAGATATATCACCAATTAATCTCGTGAGCTGCTCTGACTGCATTTTGGACTCTTGCTTTACAATCATGTCACCAAAGCGATTTCCGTTTTGATTTGCCGGACGCAAATCATTGCGATTCGCATTTAAATTTGTTCGGAGATCTTGATTAATCTTCATTACCATTCGCCTCCAAGAAATAACGCCCCACTATACTTACTACCGAACTCGGCTTTATAAACGCAATAATGATGGCTGCGCAAATTTACCAATACCGACAGGGGCTTCAATTTCTTTCAGTCTGTTGAAAGAAATTAAAAATGATGGAATTGTTCGATTGGTAATACAAATACAATCGCTCCTCCAACTTCAACTTCAACAGGGTACGGGATGTAAGAATCTGCGTTACCCCCCATTGGAGATACAGGAGCAACCATTTGCTCACGTGATCGGCAGTTTTCACGAATAATATCTAATAACTTCGGAATTAAAGAATCATCCGTACCTATTAAAAATGTCGTATTCCCCGATCGTAAAAATCCACCTGTACTCGCTAATTTTGTCGCACGATAGTTGTTTTTTGTTAATGCATTCGATAAGCGGTTGCTATCTTGATCTTGCACTACTGCTACTACTAACTTCATCCGTACTCACCCCTTCATTGAATTGGTTCCTCTATTATATCATAAATAAAAGGTACACTTCATTTACTTTTACCCTAATAACGGATTTAAAATCCCCCACACTTCTTCAATCACCATTTCGATAGGCTGGTCGGCATTCACCATTTTAAAGCGCTCAGGGTATCGTCTCATTGCTTCCTCGTACCCTTCATATACTTTTTTATGAAATGCCAATCCTTCAGAATCTAATCGGTTAATTTCATCACTGCGCGTCGCATGAATACGTGCTAATCCTTTTTCAGGTGCAATATTAAAGAAAATCGTTACATCCGGAAGTCGCTTTCCTATCGCAAATTCATTAATAGAAAGTACATCATCGACTCCGATTTCCCGTGCATAGCCTTGATATGCCAATGACGAGTCAATAAACCGGTCGCATAATACATGCTTTCCTTCTTCCAATGCTGGTGTAATTTTTTCATAGAAATGCTGTGCCCGTGCTGCAGCGTATAATAATGCCTCTGTCCGCTCATGCATTTCTGTATGTGCCGGGTCTAAAATAACCGCTCGGATTTTCTCGGCGATTTCAATCCCGCCTGGCTCACGTGTTAGTAATGCCTCAATACGCTTTTCTTTTATACGCTCGCCAATTGCCTTTAATACACTCGTTTTTCCGGCACCTTCCCCGCCTTCAAACGTAATAAATAAATTCCTTTGCATTTTTATATTCTCCCTGCATCTATATTATGACTTGTATTAATTTCTCCTGTAATCGGTGATCTCCCTGGAACATTGCTCCGATAGCGAGTAGCTCCTCTAACTGACTAATTTGCGCTCCCGTAATTTTTTCACCTTGTACAAGTAATGGAATTCCAGGCGGATACGGAATAATTGTTGTAGCTGCAATTCGTCCAACAGCTCGCATGTAGGGAATCCATTCCTTTTCTGCCTTCTCTATTTCCTCAAAACTATACTCGGGTTGTGTAATCGTTATCGTTTCGAAGCTTTCGATTTCATCTGTATTTTCAATGCATGGGAAGTTTTTTAAATGTGTATATGCCTCTTTCATACGGTTACGTAAATCCGTAATTGAATATGAGTCTTCCTGCTTTAATAACGGTAAAATTAAAAGCACTTGTTTTGCATCTGCCAACTCTACAAAAACATGCAATTTCTCCAATGCTTCTTTTAATTGAAACCCTGTATAACCCGGAGCACGGACTAACAGTTTTAATGAATCATTCACTTCAACAACCTGTAAGTTCGTTGCCATTGTCAAAGACTCAATAAATTGCTGGCGTTTCTCTATAAAATACGCATAATCAGCTTCCGTATAATTCGTCACGTAACTTCTTGCATCATCTAGAGAAGCTAATAATAAGTACGATGGACTACTCGATTGTAACATACGTAAATAGCGGTTTACTTTCTGCTCGCTTACTAACGATGATGATTTCATATGTAAGAAGGAAGCCATTGTCATAGCGGGTAATGTCTTATGAGCAGACTGGACAACAATATCTGCACCTAGATCCAATGCTGAAGCGGGCAGCTCCTCCGATACGGTTAAATGTGCACCATGTGCCTCATCAACTAGAACCGGAATCTTATATGCGTGGCACAATTCTATTTGTTCCGCTAAATCGTTTGCTGTCACCCCGTAATAAGTCGGATACGTAAAAATAGCTGCTTTCGCATCAGGATAGCTCGCTACCGCTTGCTCTAATGTCTTTAGATCAATACAACCCGCTGTCTGACTTTTTATATCCCATTTTGGTGAAACATATACAGGATTCACTCCTACAAGTTCCAATGCATGAAAAATAG is a genomic window of Solibacillus isronensis containing:
- a CDS encoding tRNA1(Val) (adenine(37)-N6)-methyltransferase, which translates into the protein MEQWLKDDERLDYLLAEDLRIIQSPSVFSFSLDAVLLARFVQVPKNKGHIIDLCSGNGVIPLFLSARTNAKITGVELQPRLHDMATRSIAYNNLAQQIDMQLGDVKDAPGTLGIEKYDVVTCNPPYFLAHELSEKNTSEHYAIARHELYLTLDEAIEATSRLLKQGGKAAFVHRPGRLLDIVSAMRANRLEPKRIQFVYPKRGKEANTLLIEAIKDGKPDLKVLPPLYVYEDNNEYTPEVRALLYGEGN
- the yabA gene encoding DNA replication initiation control protein YabA; this translates as MKDRNFLDTVMEFEQQLESMQQQFSALKQFVAHMMEEHQTLQTENLHLRTRLEELLANEATASKRVEELKKEPVDIGEGYDNLARLYNEGFHVCHVHFGSSRKGEDCLFCLSFLNKQNG
- a CDS encoding PSP1 domain-containing protein: MYNVVGVRFKKAGKIYYFDPAAYILEVGEYVIVETARGIEYGKVVVPMRQVGENDVVLPLKQVVRPADERDRFQVEENTIESKRAFELANTKIVEHSLDMKLVDVEYTFDRNKIIFYFTAEGRVDFRELVKDLASVFRTRIELRQIGVRDEAKLLGGIGPCGRMLCCSTFLGDFEPVSIKMAKDQNLSLNPTKISGLCGRLMCCLKYENDDYEIAKEGMPDIGDLSMTPEGEGKVVGLNVLERLIQVYLTKQERMVEYTLEELMQYEKNLI
- the holB gene encoding DNA polymerase III subunit delta', which encodes MKKVRELTRTIEELTKLQPVVMKQLQTIVDKNRLAHAYIFEGEKGTGKRDVVSFFMKLLLCGNLSENVPCETCRNCRRVDSGNHPNIWQVEPDGQFIKIDQIRDLVAEMKMTGVEEGKKIYVLHHADKLNIASANMLLKFLEEPDGQVVAILLTEQIQSIIPTIRSRCQHIKFAKAPRTTLMDQLVEQGITTSMASTTSMVTNDLETAIALANDEQFVLARKTVLKLVEIVHQNVHEALLYIHEEWLPLFKEKEDMELALDLLLFAYRDIVAIKANQQAKCTYPDMYQRFNDMALVLTYEKLSRQMQSILQARTNLNRNMNRTLLMEQLMLNLQEGYTFV
- a CDS encoding YaaR family protein — translated: MKINQDLRTNLNANRNDLRPANQNGNRFGDMIVKQESKMQSEQLTRLIGDISTAGDRVARSRNLRELARFKMLVKRFLQEAVDYGLETKQSHTWNRFGEGRRLKIVETIDERLVELAEDILNEEKESIELLAKIGEIKGLLINLYM
- a CDS encoding cyclic-di-AMP receptor; the encoded protein is MKLVVAVVQDQDSNRLSNALTKNNYRATKLASTGGFLRSGNTTFLIGTDDSLIPKLLDIIRENCRSREQMVAPVSPMGGNADSYIPYPVEVEVGGAIVFVLPIEQFHHF
- the tmk gene encoding dTMP kinase, whose translation is MQRNLFITFEGGEGAGKTSVLKAIGERIKEKRIEALLTREPGGIEIAEKIRAVILDPAHTEMHERTEALLYAAARAQHFYEKITPALEEGKHVLCDRFIDSSLAYQGYAREIGVDDVLSINEFAIGKRLPDVTIFFNIAPEKGLARIHATRSDEINRLDSEGLAFHKKVYEGYEEAMRRYPERFKMVNADQPIEMVIEEVWGILNPLLG
- a CDS encoding aminotransferase class I/II-fold pyridoxal phosphate-dependent enzyme is translated as MNNDRPIVQALKKFVADDPQSFHVPGHKNGLLSNLPNEIKQALKYDVTELTGLDDFHHPEEAIQQAEQLLASTYGASRSFFLVNGSTVGNLAMIYATCETGDTVLVQRNAHKSIFHALELVGVNPVYVSPKWDIKSQTAGCIDLKTLEQAVASYPDAKAAIFTYPTYYGVTANDLAEQIELCHAYKIPVLVDEAHGAHLTVSEELPASALDLGADIVVQSAHKTLPAMTMASFLHMKSSSLVSEQKVNRYLRMLQSSSPSYLLLASLDDARSYVTNYTEADYAYFIEKRQQFIESLTMATNLQVVEVNDSLKLLVRAPGYTGFQLKEALEKLHVFVELADAKQVLLILPLLKQEDSYSITDLRNRMKEAYTHLKNFPCIENTDEIESFETITITQPEYSFEEIEKAEKEWIPYMRAVGRIAATTIIPYPPGIPLLVQGEKITGAQISQLEELLAIGAMFQGDHRLQEKLIQVII